In Neomonachus schauinslandi chromosome 12, ASM220157v2, whole genome shotgun sequence, the sequence gggagaggaagcagaagacaGAGGGTTGGGAATTGGGACACATCTGGAGCTCCTGTTGATGTAATTGAACATTCTGAACCATATCTGAATTAATAACAGTGTtgaaggtgggggatgggagacaACGAAACCCTTCCTTGTAGTCAGGAAGTAAAGAATTCGTATCTGAAATGGGAGGCAAGGTCATCCATCTACTACGAGAACAAGGAACACTGGAGAGATAAGTTTGAGGAGCATGATTTTATAACCATGAGGAAGACTGGGAAAGAATGGTTATATAAGGACAGTTGTGCTGGGTGTCTGCTGGTTCAGTTGAATCAGAGGTTTACAACAGTGTGCCAATTGGCAGATGTGTGTGATTTTCTCCAGTAATGCTCAGATTGGGTGTGGAAGTGGAGAAATCAGATAGCTGGGCTGCTCCCAGGCCGGGTGTGCATAGAGCAGATGCCCCAAAAGGCAACACAGATGACAACGGTAGAGGGTGCAGGCAATGCAGTGACTGAAAAGATAGAGAGAAGTTGGCTAAGGAAGGAAAGCCACAAGGGAATGATCAGGGACTGGGGTTTTGAGGAGTTCAAGGAAACAGAGATTAAGAGAGAGATGTTGTAGTATGAGGTTGTATAATAGGACTTCAAATTTCAGAAGTGGAGTAGTTCTGGAGCAATGACAAGTTTAAGTTGCAATGAGGAGAAAGAAGCACTGAgttaaaatcaagtaaaaaattttgaggttataggggcgcctgggtggctcagccgttaagcttctgccttcagctcaggtcatgatcccagagtcccaggttcaagccctgcatcgggttccctgctccgtgggaagcctgcttctccctctcccactctccctgcttgtgttccctctctgtttctctgtcaaataaataaaatcttaaaaaaaatttttttgaggttATAATTGCATTAAGGACAggtcattcattcacttttatgTAGTTATTaccagtataatttttttaagagttggaGTACGTAAATTCTCAGTTAATGTAGTGAAGGTCCAGGagtacagaaaacagaaaaggatcCACAAAGATATCATGAATCTCACACAGGTAGTTCTGCCTGTGAGAGGAAGAGTAATGATCTGGAAGATGACAAGACCACAGTGGCCTCTGTTGTGAACAGTGTGAGAGGACAAGCAGGCACCACCTGCAAGTACTGCAGAGGTTTAGACACCTGGAGAacgcagtcttttttttttttttttttttttaagtttttttttgaaaaagagggagagagacaaagcatgagGGGGAAAGgtgagaagcagcagactccccactgagcaaagagctggatgtgggactcaatcccaggactctgggatcatgacctaagccgaaggtagaagcttaccgactgagccacccaagcgtccctggAGAATGCAGTCTTTAGTAAGAAAAGGAAGTGTGAGTTCTGTAGAGACTAATAGATGACCCGGTTTAAATGGAGATGGAGTTTTAGAAGACAGTGTAAAAAAGGCAGGGTCAGTTCATGTGATACTACTCCAAGGTAATGCCTGTGTGACCTTTGACAGAAACCTCTGAGcctgtttaaatataaaataggaaagatACTTGTTCCATACACCTAATGAGGTAGTGAAGATAAGCTGAGAAGTGAATGAACTTTATAAAGCAATCCGAGTTACAGGGCTAGAATTTGGCCAAAATGTcatgtgaaaaaaatgaatttgggtTAGCAACAGATTACAGCGAAGTGTGTAAAGACTTTACGATGCCTATTTTATTCCACATTGAGTGGGAAACTACTTAAACCAAGGGAGATTAAAATAACAGCAGTCAAGGGTGTCAAAAGTCCTAGAGATCATCAGAGCTAATTGAGAATATGAAAGAACACTAGATAGGAGAATTCGACCACTGCAACCTTGGAAGAGGTAAATTTTCactctttcaaggaatttgacATGgctataaaattaaaagtattccAGTGCTCACCAGTTAAGTGCTTTCACAGATGTCAATGCTCAACAGCAATCTTATAATGTAGCCATCTATGGCTATGTAAATTTAGTCATAATTCAAGGGCTTAATCGCCAAATGTGGTTATtggctactgtactggacagcCCAAGTACAATCCATCATCACAAAATTCTATTGGACAGTGCAAAATCCAGTGTAGGTGGCACTTGGGAAACACACCTTAAAAACCTGACTCACTTGTGATAGCACCAAGCCACCTATAATGGAGCAATAGGAATGAAAACATGGGTTAGACAGtgcttttttttggtcttctttttaaagattttatcagagagagcacacaagagcaggggagatggagaagcaggctgcccactgagcagggactcaatcccaggaccttgggatcatgacttgagccgaaggcagatgcttaaccaacggagccacccaggcgtccttgtCCTATTTCTAAGAAAGCATATATACTTCATAGATGGGAACCTCACTTCCAAATTAACTGTAGATCACTTAAACGTTATATATAAATCACCAGGGACACTTAATGAGTACAATTGGCCTAGAACACAGCAGGTACTTAGTAATTATCTCTGCCAACACAGGCTTTAGTTGATGTAGGAGGCACAGAAGTAAATCAACTCCCTGGCCTCCAAGTCTTCCCATAATGATCTGTACTTCTTATAAGCTAAATTGCTGTACTGTCTCTGAATACCACTAACTTCTGCAGTTACCAAGTTCTCTGTTACGTAGGCTTTTCCTCTGAGTTACAGCaggctttgttttgctttcccaAATTGTTTCTGCATGTTTCGTGACTTCTTTGCTTacttacatttctctgatgattgaAAATAAGATTCTTAAGCTACAAATTGCTTTGTCAAGCCTTAACAGGCTATCACCCCCATCACCTTTGAAACCATTAACAAAGCCTCTTCCCACTCTCCTTGTCCCAGAGATGGCTCTCATCGCCACCAGATTTCCTTCACTGAGAATTTCACCATCTCCATAAAACCTCCAGGGCCTACTCTAAATCGTATGGCATGGACCACGTATGAAATAACTTGGTACACAAATTATACAGTTATATACCTCAAAACTATAACTAGAAGCACCTTATCCTATCCACATTTGGCATAAACACTCCAGTGCTCATTCTGGCTGAGGAAACTCTAAAGATAAATTACTGATGTGTTGTTCTAGTTCAGGGTGTCCTAGAGGACTAAGTAAACACAATTGAGTACTATAACTAGTAACACTGCTCCACAAGTACTTGGAATGGTTTTACTCAAAATTTTGGCATCAGTCATTAAATCAGGCACATTAGAAAAATCATGatctgtgattttgtttttaattatctcaAGCCTCATCACATAATTTACAAATTTGTGCTGATGATAGATCTCTTTATTTTAACCCTTCTAACGAGTTGGCAAAAGCACCATTACCGATCATACATATATGGTATTTCCACAGCTGTGTCTTTGCATAGCTGTTTAGAAGACAATCCTGAATTATAACTTAGTCTGACTTAGTAGAGAATTCACAAGCCAAGTCTGCTGCTATATGTTGTcacactgaattttaaaagcatctgaCCTTACagatcatctataaaatgtgagaagtgttaaatattctttaatattgaACATAAACCACACTAAAATGCCTTTCATTAAGCAAAAGGCAACATTTTAGATACagagaattttaattaaattggcATAGTTAAGACCAAAAAGATAAAGTGGACATTGCCAGCCTATCTTCAACCCTTGCCTTTAACAGGCTAACAAACACAACTTGAAACACAGCTGAGTCTTGCTGGTTCTGAGACAGTGAAGGGATTTCttcagtatttaaatatattaatataaccagttatataaatctaaatataaaaccaaTCTCCTATAAGTTTAGAGATGGCATTTACCATCTCTGCGAAAAGCTGAACATTACTAATCAATTCCAATCATATTTTAAGAAGGGGAAAAGTGACAGCACTTGCTGAACCAGAATTACTATCAAAGTTCAAAAAGCTGATCATGTTCTTTTAACCACAAGCCAATCTTATCTAAATCAGGACTGTCCAAAAAAATAGTCTGTCAGCCATTCATGATCTGAATTCTGGTGTATGCGATCAATTTAAATACggtacacacaaaaaaaagtcATGAGACACTTTTGTTTTGCAATAAATAAGGCAATAGCCAACTATTACTCCTTAGTAGCTACTTTGAGATAAGCTATCAAGTCTGCTCTTTCCCCTGTCTTCTTAATGCCAGCGAAGATCATTTTTGTTCCAGGGATGTACTTCTTGGGATTCTCCAAATACTCCATCAGTGTCTCTTCTCCCCAGGTGATGCCTAAACAAGGAGGGATGTATTGTTAAGTATTTTACACTCCCGATAAAGGTCTCACCATTGGTTATATCCATGCAATTTGTGCTTCTGTTATTTCAAAActgaccccagcccccagccccttaCCTTTGTTCTTGTTGGCATCCGTGTAAGAAAATCCAGGGGCCTGACCTGTCTTTCGGCCAAATAAACCATGGAGATTTGGCCCAGTCTTGTGCTTGCCTCCCTTTTCCACGGTATGGCACTGGGCACACTTCTGAACAAAAATCTTCTTGCCCTTCTCAACatcacccattttttaaatctaaaaaatgaaagactCCATTTATTACCTTTTTCTTCCACGTAAAAATCCAATGGAAACCAATCAGTGGTCAGTCTAGTGACTTAATTACTAATCCACTGCACATCTAGGATGTAAGTACCAGGATGAATCTTGTTTTACTCCGTACACTTGCAACAGACTCTTTAGTACCAAAACCACTAGGTGAAAGGAGAAATTCCTGAAATACACATCTATGTGTACTCAAGTGATGGAATTAAACCCCAAGTAAGCCAAGTGGGAACCTAGTTCTAATTCAAAAGTTGAGGTCAAGGTCACAGAAAGTCACAACTCTGAGTAAGTTAAAAACCATGATTACATTAAACCAAAACTACCAAAATGTCAACCTTCAAGAAAGCCTAATTATTTACTCATACTACAAATTGAAGCCACTTCTGAGAAGTCAAAATAcgttttaaaaaaacagaagtggTGCTTGATCCAGCCTGCTCAGGTCACTATAAACTGCCTTGCTGTGTGGGTGGGAGGGCAGTGGTGGGCTGCGAGGTTTCCCAGGGACCCCCATCCTCCAGTCTGGATCTCAGGAGTCAACCACGAGACCACCCAATTAGGCCGATTTCAAGAAAACTGATGAAACCTACCTTCCCGAGATGCCTAGGCAGGTTAAGGGGAAAAGCGACAGGTGACCCAGAAGAAAAATAACCCCCTTTTGGAGGAGCAGCAGTTTTTGCTCCCTTTGAAGGAGAACGTGAGGCGCTACGCGCCGTCCCTCACCTTCCCGCCCTTATCTCGGGAAGTCTTGTCACTTCCACAGCCCCTCAACCCCGACTACGAGAACTTGGGTCTCAGTCGTATTGCAACAAGGTCTCCTCCGGGCTTTCAGGACCCTGAACAAGTCCATTCCCCGACTTAGATGGGGTTCCGCCCCACCTCAAGCCGTAGCCCACCGGGTTCTGGCTGACCACAAGCTGGGGTCGTGACTCGTGGGCCCCACCCGCAGAAGCCGGCGCTGGCCTCCGCCTGCCCGCGCACCCTTCAACCAGTCGCGCGCCCCCGTGCTCGGCTTGCAGCCCGCTGCGGCCCCCGCGCCGCGCGCTCACCGCTCTTTTGTTGCGCGCGAAACCAAGGTACCCACTCGCAAGCCGGACGTCCCAATCTCTAAGTCCAAGGGCACGCCGGTCCGCACGTAAGTACCGGTGTTGGTGCAACCGAACTCTCTCCGTCCCCTCGCAGCGGGACGTGCGGCGGCGCCCCCTAATACGTAGTAACGTCACCGCTCCTCATTGGCTTCAGTCTCCAGGGCCTGCGTCAACGACCTGCACGTATGCCGGCTAGCAGGGTAGGGTGTATCGCGTGAGTGCCCTTCTGCTCTCTTGACGGCAGTTACGACAACGAGGTGGTGCCGGGAAGGGCTGACATCACCGTTTTGCCCTTGTGTGCATGCGTGTACCCAAGGGGAGGGTGGAGCGGAGTCGCGTGGTGGATGGAGGGCGTTATCCTGCCAAGGTAACGGCTCTTGTGCTAGTTGACGTAATGCGCTTTGAGGGGGGCGTTTTGCCTGCCCGGAGGGGAACGCCCCAACTCTACGCACGTAGAGGTCTCCTGGCTACCGTGCCTTCAGCTGGCGACCTTTACCAGTTTCTGTGATGGTTCCACGGCTGGCGCCAGCCGCACCCAAAATGGAGAGCCTGGAACCAGGAATTTTAAGAGTTGGACCCGAGCTCCCGACATGTTCTTGTTTCGCCTTCCCTCTGATACTTTAAGTCATGTTTCAAATCTCCCCTTGATGGACGCCCCAAGACTGGGGAATGGGGAAGGTGCTGCAGCTGCGGCAGAAACTGGATTGTAGCTCTGGCCGCATACTTGCCGGCTTTTGTGCCGGCACCCGTCTCTCCCTTGCGTTTATGTACGGAACAAGGAGGATTTATAGGCTACATTAGGAAGAAACATTTTTACATGGTTAGAGAATTGTTGGAAATCTAGAGAGGATTTGCGTCTCGTCCAACCTAGGTTGAATGACATGTTCCAGTAAGAGAATGTGGTTGGGGTCGTGAGAAAGCAGGTTTGATACCACCGCTTCCAGGTGTACTTTTCCTCCAGAACTAGCTCCCTTTCCAGACATACTCAATTCCACTGGCAGGCTTCTTCTGGACTCCCTTGTCCCTCCGATTCAGCCCCCAAATTGTGAATGAATTTTTCCTCCCATATTCTAGCACTGCCATATTCAGTCAAAGGTTTATTGAATGCATATTATGTACCTGGAGTAAATAAATCATTGAGGACTCTTTCTCtggtggagcttacattctagcaatCTTTGTCCTGCCCCCAATTTAAGCAATAGATACTATTGCCTTACACCCCTTCCAAATCACTGGTACTATGATAACTGCTCCAGACCACCCATCTCTCCATAtaactggattattttgttttctgtgtcctGATTTCCAGTTCCCTCCTCTCTTATTGCACACGCTACTGCCACAAAAGGGTGCTGTGAAACAGCAGAAATCACACTATTCAAGATCTTCTGTGGCTTTTGGAAGCGACCAAGATAGCATTTAGGTGTACTCCTGAAGTAGGCTTATTTGGCTAACCAAGTTTTTAAAAGACCAAGCTTAGCAACACCTTGCAAATTTAACCTGTACTTCGGAAGCCAAGTACTGATATTCTCACCCATATCCCTCCAAGAAATACATGGTCCTTAAACAGGTATAGTTCTATCaaaatctgttgtgtttgttATATCAGAAGTTACTGTCTTTGTTCATAGGGGAGTTAACTCATGGGGAGTATCAGCATTG encodes:
- the LOC110579961 gene encoding cytochrome c; protein product: MGDVEKGKKIFVQKCAQCHTVEKGGKHKTGPNLHGLFGRKTGQAPGFSYTDANKNKGITWGEETLMEYLENPKKYIPGTKMIFAGIKKTGERADLIAYLKVATKE